The region TAATTGTTAATATACAGTTAACACAAACATAATTAAATTAACAATAAGAACAAATACTATTCTGTAGTCTTAAGCTGGTAATTATAAATAAAAAAAGCCTAGAATATATCTAGGCTTTTCTATGTATTTCAGTATAATCAGATTATACGTGTAATGCTCTGTTATCAGTTGCAGCTAACGCAGCTTCTTTAATAGCCTCTGCGAAAGTTGGGTGAGCATGAGACATCCTAGAGATATCCTCTGCAGATGCTCTAAACTCCATAGCTACTACTGCCTCAGCGATTAAGTCTGCAGCACGAGCTCCTACCATGTGTATTCCTAATACTTCGTCAGTATTTTTATCAGCTAAGATTTTAACTAACCCATCTGTTTCAGCACTTGCTCTTGCACGTCCTAAAGCTTTAAATGGGAAGCTACCCGCTTTGTAATCAACTCCTTCTGCTTTTAATTGCTCTTCTGTTTTTCCAACAGAAGCAACTTCTGGCCAAGTGTAAACTACACCAGGGATTAAGTTATAATCAATATGAGGTCTTTGTCCTGCTAAGAACTCAGCTACCATCACTCCTTCTTCTTCAGCTTTATGAGCTAACATAGCACCACGTACTACGTCACCAATAGCATAGATATTAGAAGCTGTAGTTTGTAAATGATCATTCACTTCTACTTGTCCTCTATCAGTTAATTTAACTCCAGCTTTTTCAGCATTTAATCCATCAGTATATGGACGACGACCTACAGCTACTAAAGTGTAATCTCCTTCTAGAGTAACTAATTCTCCTTTTTTATCTTCTGCAGTTACTGTTACTACATCTCCTTCACGTACTACTCCTTGTACTTTGTGAGAAGTATAGAACTTCATACCTGCTTTTTTAAGCACTTTAGTTAATTCTTTAGATACAGCACTATCCATTGTAGGTAGTACTCTATCAGCATACTCTACTACAGATACTTTAGATCCTAATCTCATGTATACTTGACCTAATTCAAGACCGATAACACCACCACCGATTACGATTAAGTGTTTAGGTACTTCAGGAAGTTTTAAAGCTTCTGTTGAAGTAATTACTCTTTCTTTATCTAAAGTAATGAATGGTAAAGTAGATGGTTTAGATCCTGTAGCAATAATACTATGTTTAGCTTCGAATGTTTCTACACTTCCGTCTGATTTAGTTACATTGATAGTAGTTGCGTTCTCAAATGATCCAACTCCTTCAAAAACAGTAATCTTGTTTTTGTCCATTAGATATTTAACACCTGAAGATGTTTGATCAACTACTGCTTGTTTTCTTTCGATCATTTTTGATAAATCGAACTTTACTTCTCCAGTGATTTCTATTCCGTGATCAGCAAAATGAGCAATCTCTTCCATGTGGTGAGATGATGCTAATAATGCCTTAGAAGGAATACACCCTACATTAAGACAAGTTCCTCCTAAGTTAGAGTATTTCTCTACTATAGCAGTTTTAAATCCTAATTGAGCACAACGAATTGCTGCTACATATCCTCCAGGTCCTGAACCAATTACAACTACGTCAAATGAATTCATAATATATTATCTTATTTGTTGTTTTTATATATCTTACAAAGTTACACTTTTTATATAATTTAGTCTAAAAAGAGAACTTTAAAGTTTCTTAATTTTATCAATAATAATCACTACTAGCACAATACTCTTAGTCCTCCTTTAATAACTCTAATCTCAAACTGATTAGTATCGTACTCATAATACTCTCCATCCATCTGAAAACCATTTCTTTCTTGTCCTATGATTTCTACTATAATATGATCAGACTGAACGTAGTCTGTTTTTCTAAACTTCTCTGTTTTCTTTAAGATTACATATAGTCCAAAAGTTAATTGCTTTAATAAATTAATTTTTGGCACCATTAAATAATCTAATAACCCATCTGTCAGACTTGCTTTAGGGGTCAGAGACATATTATATCCCATCTCATTAGAGTTAGAGATAAATAACAGTAAAGGATTTACCTCTTTAGTCTGTCCTTTATAAGTAACGAGCATTCTCTTGGCTTTATACTGCTGAGCAGAGTTTAATGCTGCCTTGATATAAGCACCTAATTTGCGCTTACCTGATTTTTCATAGTTATCTATAATGGTAGCATCTATACCAAATCCCAAATTACTAAAGAAATATTCACCATTAATACTACCGACATCCATATTCATTACTTTTCCATCGCGTACACGTATTATCGCCTGCTCTATATCTTTAGGAATAGATAGATTAGAAGCTAATCCATTACCTGAGCCTACAGGTACCACTCCAAATACTACATCCTTATCCACTACTTGTGTAGCTACTTCATGAATAGTTCCATCACCTCCACAAGCTACGATAATATCTGCTCCTGCTGATAGAGCCTGTTGTGTTAATTCGATAGCATGTCTTTTATAAGTAGAATATAGTACGTGTATATCAAATACTTTTTCATCAAAGAATGTTTTAATATAATCCGCAGTAATATTGTGTTTTCCTTTTCCAGAAATTGGATTAACGATAAAAAAGATTTTTCTCATAATAAGATTTCGATAAATTATAGGCTATACAGTATGTACACTATGTGAATACAAATATACAAAGCTATTCTAATATTGATATCGCATAATACTTATGATATCCTTAAAATTTAGATTAGAGTATCTTTTCATAGGTATACTGTACATAATAGATATAGCGTCTCGCTTGCTGATTCTAGGGGGTGCTTGTGGTTTTCTTGCAGTTTTCTTGCCCAGAGCACCTCTTTCTCTAAGGAATGTGCAAGAATACCTCTAGCATAGTGCAAATATATTTATCTATAAAAGGAATAGAGATAAAGTGAAATAACCTTATAGATACAAAAAAGCCAACTCTAATGAATTGGCTTTAATATACTTTATTTAATAGGTCCTTCCCATTCTGTAATACCTCCTAAAAGGTTATGTGTCTCTTCGAAACCTAAAGATTCCATCACATGACATGCTTGACTACTTCTTCCACCTGATTTACAATAGATATAGTAAGCTTTAGTTTTGTCTAGATTAGCTATTTCATCTAAAAAACCTTGTCCTTTATAGATGTCTATATTGATAGAACCTGAGATAGCCTTCTCTTCTACTTCTTCTTCTGTACGTACGTCTAGTATAATAGCATTAGAATCAGCTTGCGCTTTTTCCCACCATTGTTCTTGTGATAAATTTGTCATTGTTTGTTCTTTTAGTAATTGGGTCAAATATAAAGTTATTCTATTTCAAATGAAATTTTTTTAAAATAAATTGACTCTATATCCTACATTATACCTTAATTTGCCTTATTAAACTCACTAATATGTCTTCACATCATATCGTCAGAGATGACCAAGAGCCTGCTTTAATTATAGCTAATGGTGCTGCCTGTAGCCAAGAACTTATGGGACAACTACTTGAATGGTCTCCCCTAGTTGTTGTACTAGATTCTGCCATAGAGAGAGTCATAGATCTAGGGATAAAAGTAGATGTGTTACTTGGTGATTTTGATAGAGACTTCGATGCAGATGCTTATAGAGAAAAACAATATCCTATAGAGATCATACATATAACTGATCAAAACTCAACTGACTTAGAAAAGGGATTTGACTATCTTATAAAACGTGGTATACCAGCTGCTAATGTAATCTGGGCTACTGGTAAACGCGCGGATCACACTATCACCAATATTACGAATATTAGCAAATATAAAGATAGACTTAAGATAACAATGTACGATGACTACTCACGTATATATCCGCTACCTAATCA is a window of Myroides oncorhynchi DNA encoding:
- the lpdA gene encoding dihydrolipoyl dehydrogenase gives rise to the protein MNSFDVVVIGSGPGGYVAAIRCAQLGFKTAIVEKYSNLGGTCLNVGCIPSKALLASSHHMEEIAHFADHGIEITGEVKFDLSKMIERKQAVVDQTSSGVKYLMDKNKITVFEGVGSFENATTINVTKSDGSVETFEAKHSIIATGSKPSTLPFITLDKERVITSTEALKLPEVPKHLIVIGGGVIGLELGQVYMRLGSKVSVVEYADRVLPTMDSAVSKELTKVLKKAGMKFYTSHKVQGVVREGDVVTVTAEDKKGELVTLEGDYTLVAVGRRPYTDGLNAEKAGVKLTDRGQVEVNDHLQTTASNIYAIGDVVRGAMLAHKAEEEGVMVAEFLAGQRPHIDYNLIPGVVYTWPEVASVGKTEEQLKAEGVDYKAGSFPFKALGRARASAETDGLVKILADKNTDEVLGIHMVGARAADLIAEAVVAMEFRASAEDISRMSHAHPTFAEAIKEAALAATDNRALHV
- a CDS encoding diacylglycerol/lipid kinase family protein; this translates as MRKIFFIVNPISGKGKHNITADYIKTFFDEKVFDIHVLYSTYKRHAIELTQQALSAGADIIVACGGDGTIHEVATQVVDKDVVFGVVPVGSGNGLASNLSIPKDIEQAIIRVRDGKVMNMDVGSINGEYFFSNLGFGIDATIIDNYEKSGKRKLGAYIKAALNSAQQYKAKRMLVTYKGQTKEVNPLLLFISNSNEMGYNMSLTPKASLTDGLLDYLMVPKINLLKQLTFGLYVILKKTEKFRKTDYVQSDHIIVEIIGQERNGFQMDGEYYEYDTNQFEIRVIKGGLRVLC
- a CDS encoding rhodanese-like domain-containing protein, with the protein product MTNLSQEQWWEKAQADSNAIILDVRTEEEVEEKAISGSINIDIYKGQGFLDEIANLDKTKAYYIYCKSGGRSSQACHVMESLGFEETHNLLGGITEWEGPIK
- a CDS encoding thiamine diphosphokinase; the protein is MSSHHIVRDDQEPALIIANGAACSQELMGQLLEWSPLVVVLDSAIERVIDLGIKVDVLLGDFDRDFDADAYREKQYPIEIIHITDQNSTDLEKGFDYLIKRGIPAANVIWATGKRADHTITNITNISKYKDRLKITMYDDYSRIYPLPNHFKKWYEKDTIISLIPIGEVTNIITTNLLYPLHNESLLLGERTGSSNSVLEDGMVTIKYNTGNLLMMECHD